Proteins encoded together in one bacterium window:
- the hslU gene encoding ATP-dependent protease ATPase subunit HslU — protein MENELTPRQIVEELDKYIIGQGSAKRAVAIALRNRVRRQHIPEDLRDEVIPKNILMIGPTGVGKTEIARRLANLAHAPFIKVEATKYTEVGYVGRDVESMIRDLVEIAYRMVENEAFDEVWEESERAAEEKLLDLLAPEVPEHPQMTLAPTPGPTLTPGVTDLEAQRARAEADERQRRRTARVREFTRARLEAGELEDETVEIEVEEPTLQSMQVFSSAGMEEMGFNMQDILGNIFPARKAKKKTTVREARRILTYQEAENLVDAQEVAREAVERVEQTGIVFIDEMDKVAGREGGHGPDVSREGVQRDILPIIEGSTVMTKYGPVQTNHILFVAAGAFHVSKPSDLIPELQGRFPLRVELSSLSENDFRRILIEPQSSLTKQYTALLATEGITVDFREEGLAEIARLAQVVNERTENIGARRLYTLMERLLEDLSFEAPDIGEQQVIIDVAYVREKLKDVVENVDLSRYML, from the coding sequence ATTGAGAATGAACTGACTCCGCGACAGATCGTGGAGGAGCTGGATAAGTACATCATTGGCCAGGGCTCGGCCAAGCGCGCGGTCGCCATCGCGCTGCGCAACCGCGTGCGGCGTCAGCACATCCCCGAGGACCTGCGCGATGAGGTCATCCCCAAGAACATCCTGATGATCGGGCCGACGGGCGTGGGCAAGACCGAGATTGCGCGGCGCCTGGCGAACCTCGCCCACGCTCCCTTCATCAAGGTCGAGGCCACCAAGTACACCGAGGTCGGCTACGTCGGGCGCGATGTCGAGTCCATGATCCGCGATCTGGTCGAGATCGCCTACCGCATGGTCGAGAACGAGGCCTTCGACGAGGTGTGGGAGGAATCCGAGCGGGCGGCGGAGGAGAAGCTGCTGGACCTGCTGGCGCCGGAAGTGCCCGAGCACCCACAGATGACCCTCGCCCCGACCCCGGGGCCGACGCTCACTCCGGGCGTGACCGACCTCGAGGCCCAGCGGGCCCGCGCCGAAGCCGACGAGCGGCAGCGGCGGCGCACCGCCCGCGTGCGCGAGTTCACCCGCGCCCGCCTCGAAGCCGGCGAGCTGGAGGATGAGACCGTCGAGATCGAGGTCGAGGAGCCCACGCTGCAAAGCATGCAAGTCTTCTCTTCCGCCGGCATGGAAGAGATGGGCTTCAACATGCAGGACATCCTGGGCAACATCTTCCCGGCGCGCAAAGCCAAGAAGAAGACCACCGTGCGCGAGGCGCGCCGCATCCTCACCTACCAGGAAGCTGAGAACCTCGTGGACGCCCAGGAGGTCGCGCGCGAGGCGGTCGAGCGCGTCGAGCAGACCGGCATCGTCTTCATAGACGAGATGGACAAGGTCGCCGGGCGTGAGGGCGGGCACGGCCCCGATGTGTCGCGCGAGGGCGTGCAGCGCGACATCCTGCCGATCATCGAGGGCTCGACGGTGATGACCAAGTACGGGCCTGTGCAGACGAACCACATCCTGTTCGTCGCCGCCGGCGCCTTCCACGTCTCGAAGCCCTCGGACCTCATCCCCGAGTTGCAGGGCCGCTTCCCGCTGCGGGTGGAGCTGTCGAGCCTGAGCGAGAACGACTTCCGCCGCATCCTCATCGAGCCACAGAGCTCGCTGACCAAGCAGTACACGGCGCTGCTGGCCACCGAGGGGATCACGGTGGACTTCCGCGAGGAGGGCCTGGCCGAGATTGCCCGACTGGCGCAGGTGGTCAACGAACGTACCGAGAACATCGGTGCCCGCCGCCTGTACACGCTCATGGAGCGCCTGCTGGAGGACCTCTCGTTCGAGGCCCCCGACATCGGCGAGCAGCAGGTCATCATTGATGTCGCCTACGTCCGCGAGAAGCTCAAGGACGTCGTCGAGAACGTGGACCTGTCGAGGTATATGCTGTAG
- the hslV gene encoding ATP-dependent protease subunit HslV, whose protein sequence is MKHGDEVRSTTILALKRDGKVVLAGDGQVTIGDTTFKHNANKLRRMRDGKILAGYAGAAADALALFERLEAKLDEYSGNLERACVELVKMWRTDRVLRQLEAILIVADRERLFLVTGTGDLMTPDDDLVAIGSGGGYARAAAEALIKHTDLSAEEIAREAMRIAASICIYTNDRISIEVLE, encoded by the coding sequence ATGAAACATGGCGACGAAGTGCGCTCGACCACCATCCTGGCCCTCAAGCGCGACGGCAAGGTTGTTCTGGCCGGTGACGGGCAGGTCACGATCGGCGACACGACCTTCAAGCACAACGCCAACAAGCTGCGCCGGATGCGCGACGGCAAGATCCTGGCGGGCTATGCCGGGGCGGCCGCCGACGCCCTCGCGCTCTTCGAGCGCCTGGAGGCCAAGCTCGACGAGTACTCCGGCAATCTCGAGCGGGCCTGCGTGGAGCTGGTCAAGATGTGGCGCACCGACCGCGTCCTGCGCCAGCTCGAAGCCATCCTGATCGTGGCTGACCGCGAGCGCCTGTTCCTCGTGACGGGGACGGGCGACCTGATGACCCCCGACGACGATCTGGTGGCCATCGGGTCGGGCGGAGGATATGCGCGCGCCGCCGCCGAAGCATTGATCAAGCACACCGACCTGTCGGCCGAAGAGATTGCTCGGGAGGCCATGCGCATCGCTGCCAGCATCTGCATCTACACGAACGACCGGATCAGCATCGAGGTGTTGGAGTAG
- a CDS encoding type II toxin-antitoxin system PemK/MazF family toxin, which translates to MGDGVASRGEVWMADLEPVRGHEQGGRRPALVISSDRLNHSRAEIVVVVPLTTKLFNLATHVPLNPPEGGVTRPSHIKCEDLRSLSAERLGERLGRVDAGTMAAVEHRLRLLLALEP; encoded by the coding sequence ATGGGAGACGGGGTAGCGAGTCGCGGCGAAGTCTGGATGGCTGACCTGGAACCGGTGCGTGGCCACGAACAAGGCGGCCGCCGACCGGCCCTGGTCATCTCCTCGGACCGCCTCAACCACAGCCGCGCGGAGATCGTGGTCGTTGTCCCCCTGACGACGAAGCTCTTCAACCTCGCCACGCACGTGCCGCTCAACCCGCCCGAGGGGGGTGTGACTCGCCCCAGCCACATCAAGTGTGAGGACCTCCGCTCGCTCTCGGCTGAGCGTCTGGGCGAACGGTTGGGCCGCGTGGACGCCGGCACGATGGCGGCCGTCGAGCACCGGCTCAGGCTGTTGCTCGCTCTGGAGCCCTGA
- a CDS encoding toxin-antitoxin system protein, translating to MSTTLQTTHGAVAATTSVRISATTHGKLRALADQLGQSLGTTLDEAVKCYERDLFFRTLDAQYAALQADETTWQEYLREQEEWDVTLRDGLEGEPWETG from the coding sequence ATGTCAACTACGCTCCAGACTACCCACGGCGCGGTGGCAGCCACAACGTCAGTCCGCATCTCGGCGACCACCCACGGGAAACTGCGCGCCCTGGCCGACCAACTGGGCCAGTCGCTCGGCACGACACTCGACGAGGCGGTCAAGTGCTACGAGCGCGACCTGTTCTTCAGGACGCTCGACGCGCAGTACGCGGCCTTGCAGGCCGATGAGACGACGTGGCAGGAGTACCTGCGCGAGCAGGAGGAGTGGGATGTCACGCTGCGGGACGGCCTGGAGGGGGAACCATGGGAGACGGGGTAG